The Desulfatibacillum aliphaticivorans DSM 15576 genome segment GCCGTATCTTCGGCCGTCAGCAGCGCCTTACTGCTGGGATCCTGCGCATCAACCACCAATCGCTACCAATTGCCCGAAGCCCTGGTGAAGCCGGACGAAAAACTGGCCTTGACCAATCTTTCCATAGTGGACGTTCAAACCGGGACGATCCGCCGGGAAAACTGCATCCTGATTCAGCAGGGACGCATCGCCGAACTGTACACCAAGGAAGACTGGCCTTCCGTGCAGGCGGACAAGGAAATTGACCTGCAAGGCGGCTACGTCATGCCCGGGCTCATCAATGCACACTGCCACATGACGGCGCCTTGCAGCATCGCCGTCAGTCCGGCGGCTTTGTTTTCGTACAAACGCCAGGTGGAAAGAAACGCCGAGGAATGCATCAAGCATGGAGTCACCACGGTCAGGGATATGCTTTCCGTGGCGGATTGGGTTTCCGGCGTCCAATGGCTCCAGGAACGCATGGACAGGGGCAAAATCGCCGGCCCCCGGATTATGAGATCCGTGGCCATAGACATTAACAACGGCTACGGGGACATGCTCACCAATTTCTCCACCTGGGAATCCTGGCACAACGTGGGCAGCATCAAGGAAGCCAGAAAGGCCGTGCGATCCTCAGCCGCCGGAGGCGCCGACGCAATCAAACTGTTCCAGCAGGAAACCAAGCTCCTGCTGCCCTGCAACGACCTGCCCCTCATGGACAAGGAAATGGTTGCCGCCGTCTGCGACGAAGCAGCCAAATGCGGCCTGCCGGTAGCCATGCATCATATGGAGATCGGCGGCCTGGGCAAAGGCCTGTACGGCGGGGTGAACACCCTGGAGCACATGGTGTGCGACGCCCCCGTCCCGGACGAAGCCTTGGAGAAACTTATCTCCCAAGGGACTTATGTCGTCCCGACAATCAGCATTCCTTACGGTTACGTTTTCCCCGTAAGGGGGGACGAAAACTGGGGTACGGAAAGCACAGCCTTTTACAATAACCTGAGAAGCGACACCTTGCAGGGCTTTTTGGGTGAATTCTGCGAACCCGTGTTCGTAGAGGGCGGCATGGATTTTTGCCGCAAGTTTTCCGATCCCGACTCCTACGAAAAGCATCACCTCATCCCTTGGCTGTGCCCTTCCATATTCAATGCATACGCCAACCAGGGCGTGGCCAATATCAGGGCTCTGTATGAAGCGGGGGTCAAAATGGGCTGCGGAAACGACGGCGGCGTGCCGTTCGTCTTTCCCGGAAACCTCGGGTTTGAAATGGTCCTTTTGGAAGAGGCTGGGTTGCAAACCGCAGACATCCTGAAAATGGCGACCATAAACAACGCCCACATTATTGGCATGGAAAACGATCTGGGAACCGTGGAAAGCCCCAAAATTGCTGACTTGGCGGTTTTCCCAGATAATCCTCTGAAAACAGCCTCAAACGCCCTCAAGCCTTCCATGGTTTTGCAGGCGGGCAGGGTGGTTTTTCAGGCATAAGATTCCACAAAGCCCAAAAAAGGGCGCCTCCCTTGCCCGGAGACGCCCCTTTTCAGCCGTGTTTATTTCATTGTTTCATGCAGATGTCTGGTGTGAGTTTTTTCATACCGGGGCCTCAATTTTTTAATTGCCAAGGATACTCGGGATACTTTATACTTTGTCCACGCTTTACAAGAGGGTGTTCGAGGTCTTTGCTTTTGGAATCCGGGCGATAACAAGCCGGGATTCCTTTGTCCTGATTACGGCAAAATATTCTCCGGTCAATCCCCATTGGTTAAACCAAAGTGGATTGACCGGTTTTTTTATTGTTTGACGGCGCTCATGATAATCCACCGCCGGGCGTCATGATGGCAATGAATTCCTGAAAAACCCTTCCGCTCCAAGGTTTGGGACAGCGCATCGGAGGTAAATCCCCGAAAGCCCATGCTGCGTGTATACTTTTCCCTGACGGCCCCCAGCAATCCATGTCCCCTGCGGACCGCCGCCACGGTAAAGCAGCCTCCGGGCGCTAAAACCCGGCCGACCTCCTCCAAAGCCTTGTCCGGGTCCGGGAACAAGTGCAACGCCCCGCAGCAATTGACCGCTTCAAAACTCTCATCTTCAAAGGGCAGGTCCAACGCACTGGCCCGAACATAAACCACGTTGTCCAGGCCCTGCTTTTTCGCCCGGGCGGCGCCCCAGCGCAGCATGGGAGCGGAGAGATCCAGGCCCACAACCCTGCCCTTGCCCATGGTCCTTGCGAAGGCCCGCGTATAGATGCCCGGACCGCAAGCCAGGTCCAGCACCGAGTCGGCGTTGGCTATGTTGGCCGCCCCGGATATGAGCTTCGCTTCCTTGTTAAAGGAAATCCCCAGGATTATGGCCGCAGCCAGGCTTTTGCGCCATAACCGGCTTTCGTAGATGTTGACGATGGCGGGCGACTCCATAAAAAACTGGGCCGCGGTTTTACTCAAATGGAGCTCCGGGACCAAATCCGCGAACCCGTCCCTGATAGGGTATCGCTCGCCGCATACCTTGCAGGTGAAAAAGTCCTTTTCGTCCCGATTGACGGAACAATAGCCCCCCTTGCACGAAGGACAACGAACCAGGTTTTCCGTAATCCTTTCCATACCCCCTCCTATTTCCGATAAAAATGAAAAAACCCGGAAGGCAGGCGGCCTTCCGGGTGAATCTGCGGCTTGAACGGCCGATATGCTGAGATGCTCCGGCCTGCAGGACATTGCAGGCCGGAGATTTTTCTTTTTAATAGCGGTAAATGTCCGACTTGAAAGGACCTTCCACGGGCACGCCGATGTAATCGGCCTGATCCGGGGTCAGGGTGGTCAGCTTGGCGCCCAGTTTGTCCAGGTGCAGACGGGCCACTTCCTCGTCCAACTGCTTGCTCAGGCAGGTAACCCCAATTTCTCCGGGATTCTGCCACAGATCGATTTGAGCCAAGGTCTGATTGGTGAAGGAAGAGCTCATGACAAAGCTGGGATGCCCGGTTGCGCAGCCCAGGTTAACAAGGCGGCCTTCGGCCAGGATATAAATGCAGTGTCCGTCAGGGAACACCCACTTGTCCACCTGGGGCTTGATATTGATTTTTTCCACCCCGGGCCAGTTACTGAGTTTGTCCATTTGAATTTCGTTATCAAAATGGCCGATGTTGCACACAATGGCCTGATCTTTCATTTTGGACATATGCTCGGCGGTGATGATGTCCTTGTTGCCCGTGCAGGTGACATAGATGTCAGTATACGCAAGGGCGTCTTCAATGGTGACCACCTGGAAGCCGGCCATGCATGCCTGAAGCGCGCAGATGGGATCGATTTCGGTCACGCTCACCCGGGCGTTCTGGCCGGCCAGGGATTCGGCCGAGCCTTTGCCCACGTCGCCGTATCCGCAAATCAGGGCGTTCTTGCCGGAAACCATGACGTCCGTGGCTCTCTTGATGCCGTCCACCAGGGACTCGCGGCAGCCGTAGATGTTGTCGAACTTGCTTTTGGTCACCGAATCGTTGACGTTGATGGCCCGGGTCAAAAGCTCGCCCCTTGCCTGCATCTGATAAAGACGGTTGACGCCGGTGGTGGTTTCTTCGGAAACGCCTTTCCATTCGGCGGCCACTTTATGCCAGAACTGAGGATCTTCCTTAAGAGTGGCTTTCAGTACGTCGTTAATGCACTGGAGTTCATGAACGTCCGTGGGTTCATCCAGAATAGAGGCGTCATTTTCAGCCGCATATCCCCTGTGAATCAGCAAGGTGGCGTCCCCGCCGTCGTCCACAATCAGGTTGGGGCCTGTTCCGTCAGGCCAGGTCAGGGCCTGTTTGGTGCACCACCAATACTCTTCCAGGGTTTCGCCTTTCCATGCAAAAACAGGAACGCCGGCCTTGGCGATGGCCGCCGCGGCGTGGTCCTGGGTGGAGAAAATGTTGCAGGAGGCCCAGCGCACATCCGCACCCAGTTCTACCAGGGTTTCAATAAGAACGGCGGTCTGAATGGTCATATGCAGGCTTCCGCTGATTTTGGCGCCCTTCAGGGGCTTTTGGGGGCCGTATTTCTCACGAGTGGCCATCAACCCGGGCATCTCATGCTCGGCGATTTCCAGTTCACGGCGTCCAAAATCAGCCAGGCCAATGTCCGCGACCTTGTATTTCAGTGCAGAGTCAGTCATTTAAGGCTCCTGTAATTCTATATAATGTTCTTTGGGAAGCGAAACCCGGCGCCCGTTCGGCTATGCCGCGTTTCGCCGCGAAAATTTATAATATAAGACCTAAAGCGCATTTTGCAAGGATTGCACCTTATTGGTCTTTTCCCAGGGAAAGATTTCCCGGCCGAAATGCCCGTATCTCGCCGACCTCTGGTAAGACCATCCGTTGGGATGAAGCAAGTCCAAGTCCTTGATGATTCCGGCGGGCCTGAAATCGAAAATCTCCCCGGATTCCAGCACGGCCTGGAGCTTCTCCTCGGAAACCTTGCCGGTGCCGTAGGTGTCCACGTTAATGCTCATGGGCTTGGCCACGCCAATGGCGTAAGCCACCTGAATTTCGCATTTGTCGGCCAGGCCCGCGGCCACGATGTTTTTTGCGGCGTAACGGGAGTAATAGGCTGCAGAACGGTCCACCTTGGAGGGATCCTTTCCGGAAAAAGCGCCGCCCCCATGGCTGCCTACGCCGCCGTACGTGTCCACGATAATCTTCCGGCCGGTCAGTCCTGCGTCGGCCCAGGGGCCTCCCAGGGTAAACTTGCCGGTGGGGTTGATGTAATACAAAGTGTCGGCGCGCAGCAGACCGGTGGGCTCCAGCAGTTCCTGCACTTCATTCACAATGTCCTCCCGGATCTGGTCCAGGGACACGTCGTCGGTCTGATGCGAAACCACGACGCTGGTGATGTACTCCGGCTTGCCGTCTTTATATTTGACCGATACCTGAGACTTGGAATCCGGCCTTAAATAGGCCAGCTTGCCGGATTTCCTGACGGTTTCCAGATGGCGCAAAATCCGGTGGGAAAAGGCAATGGGCGTAGGCATAAGCTCAGGGGTTTCGTTGGTGGCGTAGCCGAACATCATGCCCTGGTCGCCGGCGCCCTGTTCGGCGAAAAGCCCTTCCCCTTCCGTCACGCCCTGGGAGATGTCCGGGGACTGTCCATGAATATGGGTGCTGTAATGAAAGGCCTGGTCCCAAAAAAGCAGTTCCTCGCGATTGTAGCCGATTTCCCGCACAACATCCCGGGCGATGGATTCCGTGTCGATTTCATCCCAAGCCCCGCAGGTGATCTCCCCCGCAGTAATGATGGAATCGTGTGCAGCCATGGTTTCGCAAGCCACCCGGCTTCTGGGGTCTTTTGACAAACAGGCGTCGAGGATTGCATCGGAAATCTGATCGCAAATTTTATCAGGATGGCCCTCACTCACCGACTCTGAGGTAAAAACATGATCTGCAGATATTTTACTCATGGACAATTCTCCTAACAATGGACATATTCAGGCAATGGAAGCAACGGGCCAAATAGATGCGCAATCCGCCGGGTGCATTGAACATATCCCTGGAGAAGTTGAACAAGTTGGTCGCTTTGCCGATTAACCTTGCCGGTCCAGTTTTTGGATGACGACAAAAGAGTTTGAATTCACAACAAAACCGGCGGCATCCGTAACATGATTAGACTCGACTGTCAAGGCGCCCTTCCCCTTTGTTTATGCGCTTAACAAGCCCGGCTTGCGCTATGATTTTCGATGGGGTAGAATAAACTATGGAAAATCTTAAGATACTGATAACCGGCAATCAGGGTCTCTTGGGAACTGAGTGCGTCCGGGTTCTATATCCCACGCATGAAATACATGGATTTTCTTCCAATATTTTGGATATTCGTGATAAATCTCAGGTGGAGGGCCGGATTAAGGAAATCAGGCCCGATATTGTTGTCAATTGCGCCGCTTACACCAAGGTGGACTCATGCGAAACCCATTTTCAGGACGCCTGGGATGTAAACGCCATCGGACCTGAAAATCTGGCTCGAGCAGTGCGCAAATACGGCGGCTTCCTGGTCCATATTTCCACGGATTACGTCTTTGACGGCGTGCGAAGCATTCCACACCCATACACCGAGGACGACTCCCCCAACCCCTTATCCGCGTACGGCAAAAGCAAACTGGCCGGAGAAGAGGCCGTGCGCTCCTTGTGCCCGCTGCACGCCATTGTGAGGACGGCCTGGCTGTACGGCGCTGCAGGCCCGAATTTTCTGAAAACCATGCTCAGGCTCAGCAAGGAAAACCCCGCCGCCCTCCGCAAGGTGGTGAACGACCAATTCGGCTCCCCCACCTGGGCCTATTCGCTGGCGAAACAAATCAAGGTGTTGATCGAATCGGGAGAGACGGGAACCTTCCACGCCACGGACCAGGGCTATTGCACGTGGTATGAGCTGGCCGGGACCTTTCTATCCCTGATGGACGTGAAGCATAACCTGACTCCTTGCGAAACCAGAGACTACCCCACCCCGGCCCGCAGGCCTTCCAACTCCATCCTGGAAAACCAACGCTTTCAAGAACTCGGCCTGGATATAATGCCGCCCTGGCAAGACGACCTCAAGGCCTTTGTAAAAGCCAATAAAAAACAATTGATGAAAGAATAAACTCCACCTCCGGCGAACTGCTAACAAGATGAAAAGGCAACAATAACTGCGCCTCCGGCGAACTGCAAAACTGCTTAACAGCCTGCCTCCGGCGGCTTACTTTTTGAAAAAAGTAAGACAAAAACTTTTCAAATGCGCTTCGCGCAAAGGAAGTGACAGCCCCCCGACATGGGCTGTCCGGGCAATGTTATTTGCCGCGCACGCGTGGAGCCTCATTCTGAACCGCCCATTCCCAAGGAAACCTCATTTTGTGGGTGGCGCCGGCAAAGCAGTACCTTGCCAGTGTGCGCAGCATATTTTTTTTAACCCTGTTCCTTCCCTGTAACCTGTAAATCACAGTAAATCTTGTACATTATTCGGGAGGCGGTTCTTCAAAAAGATGCGGACACTGCTTTTTGACCATATCTTTTAACTCCGCATCCATATCAGCTTGAAATAATGACCCTGCGTGGCAGAGTTGATCAACCGTAAGGCTTTTCGCCCCCTCAAGATTTGTTTTAACCAGCATTGCGCCTTCAAGGTCTGCGCCTTCAAAGTTGGCGTCTTTGAAGTTTGCACCCATAGCATTTGTTCTATAAAATCTTGCATTTTTAAAATCCACGCAGGAAAGATTGGCGCCTTCAAAAATTGCTTTGTAAAGATTCGCAGCTTCAAGATTGGCGCCCATCAGATTGGCGCCCTTAAGGCTCGCCTTATAAAGATTGG includes the following:
- a CDS encoding amidohydrolase family protein, with amino-acid sequence MNRRQFLAVSSAVSSALLLGSCASTTNRYQLPEALVKPDEKLALTNLSIVDVQTGTIRRENCILIQQGRIAELYTKEDWPSVQADKEIDLQGGYVMPGLINAHCHMTAPCSIAVSPAALFSYKRQVERNAEECIKHGVTTVRDMLSVADWVSGVQWLQERMDRGKIAGPRIMRSVAIDINNGYGDMLTNFSTWESWHNVGSIKEARKAVRSSAAGGADAIKLFQQETKLLLPCNDLPLMDKEMVAAVCDEAAKCGLPVAMHHMEIGGLGKGLYGGVNTLEHMVCDAPVPDEALEKLISQGTYVVPTISIPYGYVFPVRGDENWGTESTAFYNNLRSDTLQGFLGEFCEPVFVEGGMDFCRKFSDPDSYEKHHLIPWLCPSIFNAYANQGVANIRALYEAGVKMGCGNDGGVPFVFPGNLGFEMVLLEEAGLQTADILKMATINNAHIIGMENDLGTVESPKIADLAVFPDNPLKTASNALKPSMVLQAGRVVFQA
- a CDS encoding methyltransferase domain-containing protein, translating into MERITENLVRCPSCKGGYCSVNRDEKDFFTCKVCGERYPIRDGFADLVPELHLSKTAAQFFMESPAIVNIYESRLWRKSLAAAIILGISFNKEAKLISGAANIANADSVLDLACGPGIYTRAFARTMGKGRVVGLDLSAPMLRWGAARAKKQGLDNVVYVRASALDLPFEDESFEAVNCCGALHLFPDPDKALEEVGRVLAPGGCFTVAAVRRGHGLLGAVREKYTRSMGFRGFTSDALSQTLERKGFSGIHCHHDARRWIIMSAVKQ
- the ahcY gene encoding adenosylhomocysteinase, whose product is MTDSALKYKVADIGLADFGRRELEIAEHEMPGLMATREKYGPQKPLKGAKISGSLHMTIQTAVLIETLVELGADVRWASCNIFSTQDHAAAAIAKAGVPVFAWKGETLEEYWWCTKQALTWPDGTGPNLIVDDGGDATLLIHRGYAAENDASILDEPTDVHELQCINDVLKATLKEDPQFWHKVAAEWKGVSEETTTGVNRLYQMQARGELLTRAINVNDSVTKSKFDNIYGCRESLVDGIKRATDVMVSGKNALICGYGDVGKGSAESLAGQNARVSVTEIDPICALQACMAGFQVVTIEDALAYTDIYVTCTGNKDIITAEHMSKMKDQAIVCNIGHFDNEIQMDKLSNWPGVEKINIKPQVDKWVFPDGHCIYILAEGRLVNLGCATGHPSFVMSSSFTNQTLAQIDLWQNPGEIGVTCLSKQLDEEVARLHLDKLGAKLTTLTPDQADYIGVPVEGPFKSDIYRY
- the metK gene encoding methionine adenosyltransferase, with the protein product MSKISADHVFTSESVSEGHPDKICDQISDAILDACLSKDPRSRVACETMAAHDSIITAGEITCGAWDEIDTESIARDVVREIGYNREELLFWDQAFHYSTHIHGQSPDISQGVTEGEGLFAEQGAGDQGMMFGYATNETPELMPTPIAFSHRILRHLETVRKSGKLAYLRPDSKSQVSVKYKDGKPEYITSVVVSHQTDDVSLDQIREDIVNEVQELLEPTGLLRADTLYYINPTGKFTLGGPWADAGLTGRKIIVDTYGGVGSHGGGAFSGKDPSKVDRSAAYYSRYAAKNIVAAGLADKCEIQVAYAIGVAKPMSINVDTYGTGKVSEEKLQAVLESGEIFDFRPAGIIKDLDLLHPNGWSYQRSARYGHFGREIFPWEKTNKVQSLQNAL
- the rfbD gene encoding dTDP-4-dehydrorhamnose reductase, encoding MENLKILITGNQGLLGTECVRVLYPTHEIHGFSSNILDIRDKSQVEGRIKEIRPDIVVNCAAYTKVDSCETHFQDAWDVNAIGPENLARAVRKYGGFLVHISTDYVFDGVRSIPHPYTEDDSPNPLSAYGKSKLAGEEAVRSLCPLHAIVRTAWLYGAAGPNFLKTMLRLSKENPAALRKVVNDQFGSPTWAYSLAKQIKVLIESGETGTFHATDQGYCTWYELAGTFLSLMDVKHNLTPCETRDYPTPARRPSNSILENQRFQELGLDIMPPWQDDLKAFVKANKKQLMKE